AAATTGTAGTAGATTTGATTTGGAGCTTTGTCTGTTGTAACTGTTTTACTAGTTTCCATGGTCGATGTTGCTCTGATTCATTTTTCTTGATATACACGACACATATTTGGACATAGTAAATGGGGTGTGATCCCTCAAAACCCTCTAAATAAATGGAACAAAACTTGGAAAAATTAGTATACATGTGGCAGGTTTGAAACACTCATCCTACTCTGGGTAAGTTGCATAGTTGTGTAAATTGGTAGCTTAGTTGGTACTTGCTAGTTTAAATCTTTTTGAATTGTAAGATCATCGTTAAGGATTTGTGGATTTGATATTAACCATACAATCTgtagatgaaaattttacaagTGCCACCCAATATCTAGAGCCATATGTATTGGTATAGATAAACAAAATGCAGATGATATGATTTTCCTTCCCAGTAAGCCTACTTTGTATAGATATTTGAGCTGTTATGAAGAAGTTTTGTTTATATGTACCTGTTTTTATGGACTTGTGTGGATCAGAAGGATGAATACAGCATTTTAAATCCGTGTTTTATGCTATGATCTGccaaaagtttagtttaaagtTGAATCCCTTGGTCTGCAGAACATGCACCATGGGTATCCAACTGAAACTCTAGCGCGGTTTCTGAAAGCGAGAGATTGGGATGTTCAGAAAGCCTATAAAATGGTGAGATTCCTCGGATGCACTTaagcaataataaaatttggggACCAAAgatttcttcttatttttttccccattttccAATTTATTAATTCCTAGTTTGTGCCTGCTCCAGTTAATTGATTGCTTACAATGGAGAATACAGAATGAGATTGACAACATATTATCAGTGAGTTTTTCTGATTATAAACTAATTGATTCCTATTTTTTATCAGCTTATACTGCAAAACCATGCTGTTGAAACAGCATGATTTATTGTGGAAATTGGCAATCTTTGAGATAACTGATTTACTTTGTTTGATTATATAGAAACCAATTATTCCCGCTGACTTATATAGAGCAGTGCGAGATTCTCAGCTTGTAGGATTATCTGGTTACTCAAAAGAGGTATTTACTCTTTTCAGTAGGACTTATCTTGATATTcgtatttattttgattgccCTGCTAGTGGATTTGGTGACTCGTATTTGTTTGGAAATTTTTTGTTACATTTGAAAGTGGTTCCATGGCGATTAACTGGCTTATGCCTTTCGACATTTCCAGGGTCTTCCTGTCATTGCTATCGGTGTTGGGCTTAGCACATATGATAAAGCATCCGTAAGGGCATTTGAACTGTTTAACTTTAAACTCTGCACTGAGACTATAGAATCTGGTTTGATGCTTAAAACTGCTTTGAAATAAATCTTCCGAAGACTTGCTATTGAGCTTTTAAGTGGCAATATGATTCTTTGAAACATTATCTTGGTATAACTTATTAGAAGAACAGAAGTTATATTCTTTTTCTGAAATGCACTAGATTCAACTGTTTAATTCAGGGCATCAGATACTTGAAGTTCACTATTTTCTCCCAGAAATTGACTGTTGCCATACAATGATTCCACACTCAATTTTCTTCTTGCGGACTTGTTCCATTAATAAGTTGTGCCATGGTGGAAAGCATCTTTTTGCTATGTTGCTTtgactctttatttttcttgaagtctTCATTTTCAACACATATCTGAAAGTGGGTATATACAGATATCTGACACTCACACCCAAGTCCGAATAACATAGTCTTTTTGCACTTCCAGATGCATGTGTATACTTCAGCTTGCTGTGTATGGAGTTATTTCGGTGATACTTAAATTTGTAAATCTTTTGTGCTCTAGGTGAATTACTATGTACAGTCACACATTCAAATGAATGAATATAGAGATCGTGTAGTATTGGTGAGTATGGACTGTGTCAATTTGATGTTTCTTGCTTTACTTACGTACCTACTTTTTATATTGTCTAACATATTGCTTTTATTACAGCCTGCGGCCACACAGAAGTATGGAAAACATATTAGCACATGTTTGAAGGTATTAGATATGACTGGCTTGAAGCTTTCGGCATTAAACCAAATAAAGGTATGTTTTTAGTATCATATCACACGTGCTCCTTACCATCTCTTTAGCTGAATTTCTCTTTCTCAACCTAGCATCATTAACCAACAACTTAATCGCTTATTTGATTTCAATGTAATTAGATCAATGTTAGTGATTTCTCTATTCCTATTTTAATAGCATTGTACCTAAGTCTAAATGTTGCtcctaagtaaataaatgaaaatgaccaAGAATTTCTGCTCATTACTGTGCCAACTCTCCTCTATGTAATACTGGTCGGTCTCACTGGTCGCTTGCTGATGCAGCTACTGACTACTATATCAACAATTGATGACTTAAATTATCCAGAGAAGACGGAGACATATTATATTGTCAATGCACCATACATATTTTCGGCATGTTGGaaggtttttatattttgtaactttCTTCATCTCTCAGCTTACTTCTACAAAAAAAGTAGAATTCTAATGCTTTTCTGGAAATGTTGACAGGCTGTAAAACCTCTGTTGCAAGAAAGGACGAAGAGGAAAATTCAGGTGCTTCAAGGTTGCGGAAGGGACGAGTTACTCAAAGTAAGAAAAACACATCCTTGCATGTTTGTAAGACTCTTTTGAAAGCatattttcgttttaaaatGTCAGCAATACTTGTCCTTTCAGATGcactttccatttttatttttggtgcaAAACCTCAGCCCAGGAATAGGTAAAGGGGCTGCAAAATGTTGGGACTTGAATCTCTAATCGGCTGAATACCACCTCTTATTGGTGGTTGTATGAACTAAGAAAGCTAAGTTTCGGGTTTTCATATATGCCTTTTCCTTGCACTCATGTTGAAATCACCACTTCGATTCGCAAGTCCACTATTTCATATCAAGCTCCCATAATGTGAAGGGTATTGTAGTTTGTCTTTAGTTTGCATTCAATCATATTCGACTATTAGTCCtttcaattttacaaaagttCTTTTGAACTCACTTTTCTTTCCCCCGACCCAACTAAACTTCCTTTTGtaattttgaattctatttCAATATGATGTATGAAAAGATAGCTTGATTGAATTACTTCTCTCGGTAGTTCCTCTTAATGAATATggataattcaaataacttcaCCACTCAATTGGTTTTCTCGTGTGATTTTGCGGAGCAAGCCGTTTTGTTTGTTCTTACTACATATGATATGTTCATTCTGACCATGCAGGTAATGGATTATTCATCCCTCCCACATTTTTGTCGAAAAGAGGGTTCCGGATCATCACGGAACAGAAGCAATGGAACCATAGATAATTGTTTCTCATTAGACCACTCCTACCATCAACAACTTTACAATTACATAAGGCATCAAGCTAATCTTATAGAGAGTGGTAGGCCAATCAAACAGGGATCAGTTCACGTAGAATTTCCCGAGCCAGATCCAGAAGATACCAAGATTGCAAAGACCATCGAATCTGAGTTTCAGAGGCTTGCAGACCAAAATGGTATTTGCAACTCCCTAAATGGGCTTAAAGTAAATGGTGACTAGATCCTACGATACTACTGATTTCATAAATTGTTGCCAATATGTTACTTGAGAGTCAGCACTTTGACCGGAAAAGGTTAAATCAACATTAGAATGAGAGGCTTTTTGGTCTTTCAATTATCAAATGTAATAGCAGAGCTTTCTTGCATCGGGTTGAATCCGATGCTGTTTTAGCAGACAGCGACTAATTTGATGTAACTCAATATGCCACCTTCCCAGGGTGGATAATAGCTcattattttaccaaattttctGTAGGATGCATGGCATTGCTTCTGGAATAATTTTCTTGTCAGCGTTCTCTGAATATTTGCTCAAACATAGTTGCTTTAATGGGGAAATTGCTGCTTTGAGGAAGCACCCATTCTTACATTTGATAGTTCAAAAGTTATCTTACATGGTACATTCAGTTCTGATAAATATTTGAAAGCTTTCAGGAAGGCTAATTAGGTGCAGAATTAACCGAAAGGGAGCTAGGTCAATAAACTAATCAGTGTCAATTCTGATATTTTTAGCCGAACCGATCGATTGATGGAGATCTGGTTGACTGCAATGTTCACACAGACTTCTCATCAGGCCAATATGATGGAGATCCGCTGTCGATTTGGTTGTTTCTTTGATTCAATATACTGACTGGCTTTTCGAAGATGGATGACTTAGatttttctaacttttgaaCCTGAACAATTTTGTCCGGTGGgttctgtttttgttttctgCCATGCTGTGGGGATGATTCTGGTAGAATCTGTGCTGTTACTTTGGCTGCTTTCTTCTGTTCCCTTTCACGCCATCTTTGGAGCTCTCCTTCCACTGCCATCTTCGCTGCTTCAGCCACCTCTGCCCTCTTCAAAGCATCCATGGTTGCGGCCTTCACGTCTTCAATCTCTTTCTGAATCGCCTCAATCCTCTCGAGAGCCTCATTTTCACTAGCCTTCACTGCTTCTACCCGAGCCATGGCAGCCTTTACTTTCATTTCAGCTATGTTATTCGACTCCTCAGCCTTATGGCTCAAAGACTCGAATTCTTCCCTAGAGATGGTGATATCAGCTCCACATTCTGGGGTTGACGCACGGGCAGCATTTATTCTCTCGGAAAGCATCTTTATCTGATCAAGTGCCCGTGTCTCAGCTTCTTTTGCAGCTTCATTTTCTTCAGAAACATTTCTCAACTTCTTATCTGCTTCCTTGAGCCTAACTCTTGAGGCTTCAGCTTCCAACTTCAACTTCTCAGTTTCCTTCTTCATCTCTTCTGCTTCTCGTTGTGCGCCTTCCGTTTCAACAGATAGCTGTTGGAGGGTTGAAATCATTTCTTCGTAGCCTCCTCTTGTTTTGGATTCCTCTGCAAGGAAAACTTCAAGATCATATTTACTTCTCCGAAGCTTGACATGCAGATTCCCTGCAATGGACTCTGTTTCCGCTTCCTTCTCCTTCAGTTCCGAATGCTCTTTCTTCACATTCTCTAGTTCGACCTTAAGAGACTCCACCAAATTCCTCAACAAGTTTTCCTTGTTAATGACTTTTTGCTGTGATCCTTTAGCACCATCGAGCTCTGAAGTAACAGCTTGCACGGACTCCAGATCGGAAGCCTTCGCATTTTTAATCTGTTTCTGCAAATCCGCAATCTGATAGACAGTTTCGCACAGTTTTGCCTCAAGATTTCTTGCAAGTTCAATGTCAGATTCGTTCTTTAAAGCAAGCAACCTCTTTGTGGACTCTTCAAGCTTAGCTTTATATAATTGCCTCTGGGTATCCTTTTCGGCATATGTTTTAGCTTGTTCTTTCTGTATTTCAAGAGATGCAAGCTTAACATTTCCGATCGATTCCTGTACAGCTGAAATCTCCCTGGAGAGTGCTCCAACCTTTTCAATGTTAACATTAACTGCGTGTTCAGCTTCTCCTGCTCGGTTGAAAGCAGCAATTTTTGCTTCTAAGGATGCATCACGTTCCTTGCGAGCCTTGCTCAGTTTTTGTTTTGCAGCATAAAGTTCGGTAATCACGGTTGTGTATTGTTCATTCGCAGTCTCCAAGTCTTGGCTCCTAGCACCATTGGTTCCAGGGAGATCACCGGAATTCGTTTCGTCAAACTGCTTTGCCTGATCCTTTGCAGCTTCTGTAGCCTTGATCACAGAATTCTTTGATTCGTTGGCAGTTTTGAGTTTGTGAGTCAGTTCCTCGACTGTTGTTTGAGCCCTTTCGAGATCTTCAAGTGCTTGAGACTTAGTTGTCTCGGCATTTTCGAGGCGCCCCTTAAATTTGTTCAATACGTTTTGAGCCAGGCGAAGCTGAGTATCTTTTGCCAACACTCTCTGCAGCTCAACAACAAATACATCCGAAAAAGATAAGATTTAAATGTTACCGAACACGCAGTTCCCCTGCAATCAGTCCTTGAAGATAGAATCACGTAGTTCATAATTAGGCAATGGAAATACTAATAAATATCATATCCGAGTCTCGAAAATTTAATACCTCTGCAGGGCGAGCTTTTGCTGCTTTCATGGTGGGGTTTTCCCCAGAGAAAGTAGCTTCACTGAAACGAGTGACAGCATCTTTAACTGTTGTAAAAGGTGCACTTGTGTCTACTTCTCCGACCTCCACTTTTGGAGAGAAGGTGGCACTTGAGCGTCCCATTGCGACCATTGCGTTTTGCTTGTTTATTCTCTCTGGCATGAATCAGATAAAGGAAACTGTACTCTTAAACAAACTGTGTTTCTCCTATATGGCCTACTGATTCTTCGGCATTATTACAAATCTCCGCTTCGACGTGTCGATAGAACAAGTTGTCAATCTGCCGGTAAAAGTCCTCGGAAAATTTAAAGGGCTGTCAGGTTCAGAAGCAAAATGAGGGAACTTATTGTATAAATCTGCCCTACATTAAGCAAATAATACCTTAACATAAGCTTCATGTCATGTTTACAATAAACAACTAATACGCATGGAAATGCTGTCATATTTGTGTCTTTTCGTCTTTGTATAAATCATCAAGATTTCGACATAAAATAACCTTGTCAATAATGTCAAGTCCTTAAAAGCTTTAATGTTTTTCCCCAGAAATTCAAGCCAACAAAACCCTATTTGAGCATCAGAGAAagatattttctttcaaaattttctataattcaacaACATTACAAAATTGACATCTCAAGAAATGTCACCTTATTTAAAAAAGCTCATCAAAAGgtcaaaaattaatcaatcttcaaaTCTTCATGATCATCTTGTTTGATCTTCATacttttcattctttcattaaaatacccttttaatctttcaattaaGAGACCAAAACCCACCAAGAAAAATTCCAAACTTCGACAATAATCTCCCAAGAAATTTCTCCGATTAGTGAGGGGCGAACACTGTTTCCTTGTATCGAAAGAGGTAGACAAGTGAGGGTTTGCTTTGCACTTTAGGACAGTAGTGCCTTACAATGAAAGGATGGTTTTGTCTGAAACATACAAGCAAGATTAGAAAAGAAATGGTGAAGGCCATGTTAATGTCTTTGACTGATGACAATAGTGACAAATGTCAAAAGAGTTTTGGTTATGATCCCAAATCCAAATGATTGTAGTTACTCTTTTTAGTTCCGAAATTCGtgtatttagttttatatttttataaaagaattaatattttatgtattcaCATGTTTAAAAACTGATACAAATGCACGGATTAAGATATGGAGTATATTCATGTTATGatacccaaaaagaaaaaaatacaaatagacggaaaatatcaaaatatcagtGATACCTTTTCTCATATCCAAACACGAATATCTCTTCTGCTTGGCTTGCTTGCCAGGAAATGCCAATAAACAAACACGGTTGCAGTAAAGATTGGAGCAGACGATGAATCATAGGTGGTGTTTTATCAAAGGCACTCCATTATTGAATTTCTTGCCAAGAAAGTATGGCAGCAGAAAAATAGTGCAGCCAGCAACCCATAGATGGTTGTCGAAAGCTTCGCAAAAGGATGAAATATCTAtcaattattccaaaaaaattatataaaagaaggCATCGATCCATCAGGAAAGAGACGTTGAGGAACAAATGAGTTTAAAGAAAGCCGGGCTTGAACGTGGTTGCGAACATAGATAGAAAAAAAGCTTTAGGAGGACCAACAAGCTAAAGAACTGTTTATGGCCGGACTACTCATTCAAACACGAAGGTCCgcttgaaatttgagaaaattaggACAAAATATTATACTCAAAAAATAGGCTTCAACAAAAAATTAggtcattttaaaatatgagtcaagcTTAAGCCTTAAATTTTCAAGACCAACCCAACCCATTTTAAAGTTAGTAATGTTTTAggttatgttatttttatatattatgtaatttataacacataaaaattaaatctataataacatataatactACTAGTATGATGTAAAAATTGTTAGGGTGTCTATatgtaaaactttaataaataaaaatatataaaattattaaatattaaattaataatattataaatatatttttaaataatatgggTAGACTTAAAATAAGCTTATGTTAGCAATTTATAAATGTGGACAcgtttgggcaaaattttagactcataTTTTAGGTCGGGCCGGACTGGGCTTGGGCAAACATAAGGTGTGCTAATATAATGCATAAGCCCAACCCATgaacacttttaaataaaatcaaccTATTTTATCATTCCCCATACTGTTGGTAATAATAGTCATCAAATTATTGCCTCCAAAACTGTTTTTTCTCTTCCTCCAAATCAACTACACTTTTAGATGTGACTTTCACATGCTCTAAAAGTTCCACCACTGCAATTAAGATTTCAACCAtccacctatatatatatatatatggttgttGATGTACTAAGGTAAGTGAGTAATTTTATGTGAgggtcaaaaaaattataaaagtttgaagtTTAAAACCACAATTGTGTGACATGTTATCTAGTGTTGTCAATAATTGGTATCAGAATCTTAGTGAAGAAGtgttaattttcattattagaGATTATTCGTGGTTCCTCGGTTATAGTATATAAGTGTAGTTGTATGAAACTATATGTCTAGGAAAGATTTGGGAATGGGAATTTATGTAGAAACCGCAATACAAGATTGTTGAATGCAAACCGTTATGTGCGAAACTCTAGGCCTTAAAGAGGGAACACTACGAtgttcaagcatcaaggttagGAATGGGCAAATGGATAGGGAAAATGGATTGCCTGCTAGATACCGTCATACGGGGTTGCTGAGTGCAAATTGTGATGTGCGAAGCTCCGAGCCTTACAGAAGGGACATTTTGGCTTTCGATCATTAAGGCTAAACGAGAAATGGAATGATATCGACTGGTCCTTCAGGGTGACACTATGACAACAGTAAATAGGTTTCTTATAGCAACACCACGACAGTGGTCAGTAGGATTTATGGGGCGACACCGCGACGGCAATAAGGTCTTATGAGGCGATACCTCAAAAGAGGTCTAATGTGTAATACTATAGTTCGGCTATGAAAACCAATATAGTCCATCGGGACAGTAAACATGAGGTATTCCGTTGGGACAATAAACATGGGGACATccaccaagacattaaatatGGGATTTTAGGTGTAAGACTGTAACTCGACTATGGCAACCAACAGAGTCCACTAGAACATTCACATGGGACCATACTAAGTGAGACCATAGCTCGACCATGGCATCATGTATAGACCGCCAAAAAAGGATGAACTCAAAAGTTGACATGAAAAGGTAATGGAGGTCAAGGTACGACTCGGCCAGAAGAGAGTGCGTGAATGGGGCAAATCAAAGATTCCTAAACATGTAAGAATAAGGAAAAATGGGTAGAAAAGTTTGATGTGGTAGGTAAACCTCTTAAAGAGGATTTATGGTGTCAAGTTATGGAGAATTCACGAGTACGAGGCTACAGATTTTTGGTGAATAACCTTGAAATGGAggatataaatatatgattgaGCAGAACCTAAAGGTCCAAAGATAAAGGTCAGCCAGAGGCAGACAGGTTCGCCAAAGCCCATACAGAGGTTAAGTCACTCAGGCTAATAGAAGAAGGAGGTTGCCAGGGACTAACTTGGGAGGACAGTTCGTCAAAAACAATAGAGGTTAAGAATCCGAAACTCGAGGAAGTAAATGAAAGACAACTAACGATAGACATTGGAATTCGCATCCAAGGTTGTGAAGAAAAAAGGAAGTTGGGTTGAGGTGGAATTAGTCCTGTATCACTAAAAGACTGTTACCTTAAAGGACTACGTGTATGTCTCAGATAGAGAATGAGTTCGCAATGGTAAACTACGAAAAATGGGGGCATTGATCTCGTAGGTGAAATCTACGGAAGGTTAAGAGTATACAAGGCGTTTAAATTctctactttaaatttttatctcttagaaattttaaaacatgattGCTACCTTATTTCATCGAATCCCGCTAAGTTCATCAGAACTTGCTATTGTACTGCCTTGGCTAcaaggttaaaaattaatataaaggtTGTATGAGAGGACTAAACCAGACTCCGccaaattaaggaaaaagagaGTAATAGCTATAACGTGCATATAGAGGGGCACTCCTAGAGGCTACACCTCGGAGGTTTAGTCAAAGTCAtggaattttaaagttttaaattcaaaattttaaatatggttGTAAGGCAGTAACTTTTAGAATATGTATATGATACTATAGTTTAATGTGTATATTAAAcagttgaaaatgaaataagattTGATTCagatatgttagccaaatattCAAGTCTTTGTATCATCTAGTACTTGGACTTGGTGATCGAGTCGAGCCTAGGGTGTTACAATCCAggggcatttttgtccaaaattttgggttgtaatcaaatattaaaagttacTTTGGTTGAGAACTGAAGAGAGGTTGTTCACTTtactttcttttcatctttttagctTTCTAGTTAGCTTTTTCCTTTCTAGGTTTTAGTTTCAAGCTTTTTCTAGTTTTAATGTTAGCTAGTTAGTTAGTTTTTACTATAGCTTGGTTTTATTTACACTTTAGTACTCCAACTCTCTTTGTATTTTCAGTTTAATCCTTAGTCATTAATATAGCTcagcttcattttcttttcttagatAAAAATCTGAACTTTAGTGTTATTTTTAACCACCATTGTTCTCACATTCATCTTCTCCAAGCAActatcaagaaaattttaagatttcttTAACCCTCTTTTTGTGCTTATTTTAATGCATGATTTGAATGTATATTGGGTTGTTGCTTGTATGGAAATGATGATGAGTAGCTAAATTtatggtggttggttgatggaaatgtTGTTTGGTTAGTTATTTGTAtaaggactgaattgaataaactttaaaacttaGAGTTGGCACCTCTAAGGGAACATATAGATAGGTGATCGAGAGGAGATCTTATTGAGCATCAACTCGTTTATCACGAGTTAGTTTAATGAAATCAAGAGATAAACCGGACTAAAttgtctaatttggtaaaatgatGACCGTAAGGTAAATTTGAGCTAATTAGAAGTTTAAGCTTCTTAGATCCCTAACTAAAAGACCAATCGGCAACATAGAAGTCAACCAACCACTGTCGTTTATTGAATTGTTAAGTTCATAGTTTTATggttttacaatttggtccttgtTAGTGTTAGGTAGTTCCCCTTAGCTTTATTAACTCTAATAATGAATTAccgtaaaatagaaattaacgaGTAGTTAGCTAGACTTCTTTGTTGTATGCTTGTCAATGAGGAATCACTTAGTCCCCAAACTCTTTTAGGTTTAATCCTTGGAATACTCGAGTATTTattgtaacactataaatattacaactcgacCTGTCACACTTGCAGTACACCATTACATAGTCGTTACA
The nucleotide sequence above comes from Gossypium raimondii isolate GPD5lz chromosome 13, ASM2569854v1, whole genome shotgun sequence. Encoded proteins:
- the LOC105783383 gene encoding SEC14 cytosolic factor; protein product: MSNTHQEAIKQFLSLMGNVDEKLNDTFQNMHHGYPTETLARFLKARDWDVQKAYKMLIDCLQWRIQNEIDNILSKPIIPADLYRAVRDSQLVGLSGYSKEGLPVIAIGVGLSTYDKASVNYYVQSHIQMNEYRDRVVLPAATQKYGKHISTCLKVLDMTGLKLSALNQIKLLTTISTIDDLNYPEKTETYYIVNAPYIFSACWKAVKPLLQERTKRKIQVLQGCGRDELLKVMDYSSLPHFCRKEGSGSSRNRSNGTIDNCFSLDHSYHQQLYNYIRHQANLIESGRPIKQGSVHVEFPEPDPEDTKIAKTIESEFQRLADQNGICNSLNGLKVNGD
- the LOC105783384 gene encoding WEB family protein At5g55860, whose amino-acid sequence is MPERINKQNAMVAMGRSSATFSPKVEVGEVDTSAPFTTVKDAVTRFSEATFSGENPTMKAAKARPAERVLAKDTQLRLAQNVLNKFKGRLENAETTKSQALEDLERAQTTVEELTHKLKTANESKNSVIKATEAAKDQAKQFDETNSGDLPGTNGARSQDLETANEQYTTVITELYAAKQKLSKARKERDASLEAKIAAFNRAGEAEHAVNVNIEKVGALSREISAVQESIGNVKLASLEIQKEQAKTYAEKDTQRQLYKAKLEESTKRLLALKNESDIELARNLEAKLCETVYQIADLQKQIKNAKASDLESVQAVTSELDGAKGSQQKVINKENLLRNLVESLKVELENVKKEHSELKEKEAETESIAGNLHVKLRRSKYDLEVFLAEESKTRGGYEEMISTLQQLSVETEGAQREAEEMKKETEKLKLEAEASRVRLKEADKKLRNVSEENEAAKEAETRALDQIKMLSERINAARASTPECGADITISREEFESLSHKAEESNNIAEMKVKAAMARVEAVKASENEALERIEAIQKEIEDVKAATMDALKRAEVAEAAKMAVEGELQRWREREQKKAAKVTAQILPESSPQHGRKQKQNPPDKIVQVQKLEKSKSSIFEKPVSILNQRNNQIDSGSPSYWPDEKSV